AGTGATAGGAGGCCTCATATTTGGGATCGGAGTAGGACTAGCAGGATACTTTCCTGGAACCATCTGGATAGCACTCGGTCAAGGAAGGAGGGATGCAATATATGCGTCTTTTGGGGGCCTTTTAGGTGCTTTTACTTGGTCTATAATATTTGGAAATGTTAAATGGTTCTTCTGGGATACGTTAAACTTTGGTCCTATTACCTGGGCATCAGTCGCCGGTATATCAAGCAAATTTGGTGTTTTTGCAGTCAGTCTGGTGTTTGGAATTATCCTCCTACTGGTCTTTCTTTTGCTTCCAAGATACCCAAAAAGTAAAGTGAAGGATTCATGCGGTTATCATATGCTGGGCAAAAGTGAGAAGACGATAACTTTCGATTTGGTCATAAGCGAGGACTTTGAAAAATATCCAAAAGCTAATAGATATTTAACAAAACTTATTAACGAAAGCAGCAAAGAAAACGCCAGGATGACTATACCTCTAGGGCTTGCTTTTACAATTACTGCTGTTGCAGTTATAATACTCCATCAAATATTTGGAGAATCTACTACATTTTCATGGATTGGAGCTCAGCTATCGTATCTCGCCAATCCGACTTGGGCAGCTTCAAACGCATATTTCCAATTATTCGGTGGACTTCACATGGTTAATGGTGTTCCTGTGAACCATCCATTCAGCGAAATTGGGTGGGAACCATTTACTGATCTGAGCTCGTTCCTTGGCGGTTTGATCGCAGCGACATTGATATCTAAGAGATATATGGCATTCAAACCTCAAGTTCCAAAGATATGGAGCCATAGCCACAACCCAAAATACAGGCCAATTGGAGCCTTCCTAGGGGCCTTTATGGTATTGTTCGGGGCGCGTATGGCGAACGGCTGTGCCTCAGGGCACATCCTTAGCGGCAACATCCAGATGGCTATTTCTAGTTTTGTCTTTATGATTTTTGTACTTCTGGGAGCCTGGGTTACATTGAGATACTTTATGCATCTCAAAATTAACTCTCAGGGTTACACAAAATAATATTATAAACCTTCATAAAAATTATATTTTTTAACTATGGAATACGTATAGTATTGAAATTAGAATTTCCATTTTTAATATAACATGTTTTATATTAATATAATCATGAAAATTAATTATAACTATGTCGATACTCTTTAATTTTTAGAACTCTATTATTTGCTCTGACGTCGTTAAAAAATCGTTATTATCTTATCACGATAAGTACCCAAAGATATAGGATGTAATTTCCCATGATTATGAAAAGAGAATAAATATTAACTGAAAATCAATAAACATTCATATGGCGAAAAAAATAGTCATAATAGGGGCTGGAGCTGGGGGCGGAATTTCTCTTAGTAAACTTAGGCGAGTGTTGAAAGACGAAGATGTTGATATAACTATAATCGATAAATTGGGAAGAACAGATTTCCAGCCGTCTTACATTTTCTTATCAATAGGTCAGAAAAGAGTAAAAGATTTATCTAGAGACTTTAACCTTCTAAATGGTGGGCATGTAAAAACAGTAAAGGATGAAGTTGTATCTGTTGATGCACAAAACAGGATCGTAAATACTTTAAAAGGCAAATATAGTTATGATTATCTTATTATGTCTCCGGGCCCAGATATAAAAAAAGATTCCTTTGAAGGCATAGAAGCTACAGATAGCGTATGGACATTGGAAGATTCCCTTAAGCTGAGAGCCAAAATAAAAGAGTTCAACGGAGGAAAGATACTCATAAGCGTGTCCTCACAATGGTACAAGTGTCCGCCAGTGCCTTGGGAGATGGCCCTATTGCTTGATGATTACTTTAGAAAAAAGAACATGAGGGATAAGGTTGAGATAACCGTTGCTCATCCTGTATCTAAACCCATGGAGATGTATGGGCCTGGATTGTCTGATCCATTTGCAAAAATGTTGGAAAAAAGATCGATCGGTGGATTATATGGAAAGAAACTTTTAGGAATTGATGCTTCAAAAAAGGAAGCTGTCTTTGAAGATGACGATAGGTTGAGATTTGATCTTTCAATAGTTGCTCCTCCACATTCACCACCATCATTCATAAAAGATAACGAATATCTCAGATCAAAAAATGGATGGGCTTCAACCAATTTAAAGGATTTTAGAAACCCGAAATACGATGACATTTTCGCAATCGGTGATGTAATAGCTCCTACTATACAAATAGGTATGGCAGGTGTACTTGCCCATTTTCAGGCAGATACAGCTTCCTCTGCTATAGCTGAGGATATAATTGGTTATCCATTTATAGACTACAATAAGAATGCCGTGTGTATAATAGCGACAGGCAGTTCTGGGGTATTTTCGTATTGTGATCTTTCAGCCAAATTAACAGATCCAAGCGTAAAGTTTCCGGAGTGTAGGATGATAGGGAACGATCCTCTTTTCAGATTCGCTCATGATTTATATGAAGTGAATTTCCTTTCGTCCATATATGGCAATAGGTGATTTGAATGGATGAAAATAAAGAGAAGGATATTAATGATATAAGTAAAGAACTTAACAAATTGAAACCCACTATAGATCTTCTTAAGTCAATGCAAGAAACAGGAATGACTGAGACGTTAAAGTATCTCGTTGAGAATTATGATACAATTTTCAATCTCACAGCTAGGATGGACATTTACGATATAGCTACTGGGCTCAAGAAGCTTTCAAAGCTGGCAGCTTCATTGAGTTCAATAGACGATAATTATTTTGATGAACTTGCTAGGATAGTTAAGAATCTTCCGGAGGTAATAGAAAAATCAAATAAAGCTGCAGATGAAAACAAGAATATAGGGGTACTAGGCCTATTAAAGTTAATGAGATCGAACGATATCCTTTTTTTGATCTTTATGGCTTTGGAAATATCAAGAGAACTTAGAAAAAAATGAATATTCAAGTTTTCGAAAGGAGGAGAGATTTAATCTCTTCTGCATTTTTTGGCGCATAACCATTGTAATCATTGTTGAAGTAAATGTAAGCATAATCTGGCGATAAATCGATGATCCTATTGAGCATATCCTTCAGTTTTTCTAAAGGATAATCCGTAGCATATCCGTTTGTATCCCCATGCATTCTCATATATATGATAACATCTTGGATCAATAGGAACGGCAAATCTTTCGAACTTACCGTTGCTATGTGGAATCCATTATCTACCAATGAAGATAATATTTTTTTATCGAACCAACTTTTGTGCCTGAATTCCAATACCCTGCAATATTTGGATAATGGGATTTTCGCAATGAGTGATACGTTCTCTTCGCTATATTTAAATGAGGGCGGAAACTGGAACAATAAGCATCCTAATTTTTCTTTAAGCTTTCCTGCTACGTTGTAGAATTTCAATATTTCTTCATCGGTATCCCTAAGTCTTTTAATGTGGGTGATGGATCTATTTATCTTTAAACTGTAGGTGAAATTTTCCGGTGATGAATTATACCAACCCAAAGCTGTTTTATCCGAAGGAAAACGATAGAATGTTGAATTAAGTTCTACAGTATTAAATCGAGACGAGTAATAACGGAACCAATACTTCGTATGTATATCTTCAGGATAAAACCTGCCTTTCCAGTGAAGATAGAACCATCCAGAACAGCCTATAAAAAATTTTACCATGTGTCCCAGTTATAGTAATATATTACAATTTCTTTATCTTTATGAATTTATGTTTTTAGATCTTTGTGCCTCATGTTCTTGAAATATTATAGAAAATTCGTTCTAGTGTTAACTAAAAGGAACAACGAGGCAATTTTTTTATAAATGTGTATTATTCATAAAATAATCATATTTATGAATATTCTGTACAGATATGATAAGTTTAAATATTTCTATGAAATTATTAGGTGATTAAGCAGAGGAATATAAATGATAAGTGTGACAGCATATGAGTGGATCGGCCTATTCATTGGTATGATTATTGGCGGATTGGCTGAGGCGTGGGGGATCTCTAACCCTGAAGTTCTCATCAGACTTGGAAAATGGGAAGACAGGCTATTCATCGGCTGCATCGCAATTGCAATAGGCGCAGGTGCAATAGTACTATATGGGCTTTCAGCTCTAGGAGTGTCTTTCCATTGGGGTATAAAGCCAGATTACGTGATCGGTGTTGCTCTCGGTGGGATAATATTTGGTACTGGTATAGCCATATCTGGCTACGTGCCGGGTACCGTCTGGATGGCCCTCGGTGAAGGGAGGAGAGACGCAATATACGCTGTGCTTGGTGGCCTTCTGGGTGCTGCAAGCTGGACATTGATTTATCAAACAAGTTTTGGACATTGGCTTACAACTTACCTGAACTTTGGTCAGATTTATTTCGGTGGAAAAGTCGGTACTGACTTAAAATTAGGCTTTATTATAGCGATAGTTTGGGCTATCATAATGTTCGTTATAGCATATACGCTTCCAAGGTATAGAAAAGGGAAGAGTTGTGCATACCTTTCCACACACAAAAATTATAAACTGGATGCAGAGGAAGAAAAGGAGTATATAGAGACAGCAAACTTCTTGATGGAAGGAACTTCTATGCCTATCGGTAAAAACAATTTACCAGAGAAGGTAAATTATCACTGGACAGTTTCATCAAAACTCTTCGGCGTAACTATGCTGTCTGTTGGGATCATTATAGGTCTTACCGTAGTGCTTGAGATGTTTCTGCACCAGATATTTGGAGAATCAACTACATATTCATGGATTGTTGCTCAGATATGGCTTCCGGCTGGGTACTGGCAGTACAGCACAATAGTTGTACACACCATAGGATGGGAACCATTCAGTGATATAGGTACCCTATTCGGTGCATTCCTCGCTTCAATCTTCTTCACAAGGAGATTCCAGGCTTTCAGTAATGTTATACCTCCATCTTGGAAGGAAAGATTTGGGAACAGCCAGATCAAAAGGGCTGCTGGGGCTTTTTCAGGAGCATACCTGATGCTGCTTGGTGCACGGATGGCAGACGGATGTGCCTCAGGACACATATTGAGTGGTGATTTACAGATGGCTGTGAGCAGCTTGGAGTTCTTCATATTCGTAGTAATATTCCTGCTTCTTGTTGCTCATATAATATACAGGAGGTAAGTGAGATGTCAAGTGAAATTAATGAAGAAAAATTAAACACAACTATGGAGGAAAGAAGAAAGAAGGAACCCGAGAGAAAAAATGAAGGTGGAATAAAAGCGTTCATATTAAGCATGGTGGCTATTGTCGTGATTACGGCTGCGTTGACCTCGGGCACATACAAGGGATACGATCCTAACCCTTATTCAGTGGCAATAACCGGATTCTTCGCCATAGTAACTATAGTAATGACAGCAGTATGGTATAGATCGAAATACAATAATTACTTTTACAATTCGGATCAAAAAAATTAATGGCTATTGCCATTAATTCCTATTGAGAGTTGCAGTCATGCAGTGAGCTCCACCGTATCCTCCTGTTAGTTCTATCAACTCTGCATCTATAAAATCTATTCCAAAATCTTTTATCTCCTTTCTATTTGGGAATATTTTTTCTCCTATTTTACTCAGTTCTGTTTTTATTACTTCTTCAGTTGATTTATCAAATGCCCTCTGGCTTATTAGCCGTTTTATGACACTTTCCACGTTAACAGATATTATCTTTCTATCGCTTATTGTTAGGAAATTGGAAGAATAGGCAAGTTGTTCTGGAACTGTTAGGTCTATGAAATTAAAACCCTTCTCCTTCAAGTATTCGTAAAGGTTAGTTTCGCTTAATTTTTCGTATCTGCTCCTTGATTTTTTCCCGTAAACGCGTGCTTTTGCCCTTTTTGCGAGATATGTGGATGTAACGGCAATACCATCGCCAGCCAAATTAAAGTAAGTATCCAGATGCATGTTCACCATATTGTCCTCCTGAGAAAATTCGTATTTTGGATTTTCAACAACTAGCACCTCGTCACAGTCTATTTTTCCTGAAGATAATGCCTGGAAAGCGCCATTGTAATCTGTCCTCGATCCAGTTCCTATAAATGCGAAATCGCCTGCGGGCATGAAATCTCCCCCTTCAAAATGTGCGTTTTGAGGCATTTTAAAGGCGTCCGTTTCGCCAAACACGTTCAGCAGTACGAAACTGGTTATATCAGATTCACTCTTTCTCTGTTCTCTCTTCATATTTCCAATTATCACTCCGGAATCAGCTACTGCCTGCTGATCCCTCATAAAATAGAGGTTAGCCAGCGGTATATTCGAGTAGACAGTAGGATAATTGCCTGAGTTTTCATAGTCGTTTTTAAGGTCTATAGATGGTTCAAGTATGAGATAATCAAGAAGCGTTTTACTGTCTATTTGCCTGATATTTTCAGCGAATTCGTTTTCTGCCCTTCTTATATCCTCTATCCTGCCATAGAAATGTACTATAGACCTGACATAGTTCAGTAAAAGCTCCCTGAAATTTGCATCATAATCAGCCTTTTTTATTATTTCTTCTTCAAGCCTGTATACTTTAATTCCATTCTCCCGTAAAATTTCTTCAAGCCTAATGTGCTCTTCAATGGCTTTTTTTACACTGAAAACTCTCTCGAATAGAAAAGGCCTCGGAGCAAGCATCGCATACTCTATTTCTATGGATGGCCTGTGTATCATGACCTCCCTGAGGGGAGACCACTCTGACCGTGCTCGCATATACCAATATAGCTAACTCAATTATAAACTTCAATTTATTTGGCCATGTGGTGAAGTATCTGTCACATGAAGTATTTTCCTTTGTATGTGAATAAATAGACTTCATCAGACTCTGGAGTGCCTTTGACCGTGATCATCTTAAAAGTCTGTGCATCCATCAGGAGGCTTTCATTTCCCTGCCTTGAGACAACTATGAATTTTCTCATTTGTGGTTCTTTGGTGACGATCTTTCCATCGTTTACAAAGAACGTGTTTCTGTTTATCCTTGTCTTATCTTCTGTTTCTACGTCAATCACATCTATGTGCCTATTCCTTATGGCGGTAAGTATATACTTCTTCCTGTTTACAGAAAGGAGCGATCCCTCCTTAGCATCAAGTATCCTCAACGAATACGTGAATCTGAAGAACTTCTTTCCATCCTTTACTCCAGCCAACGTTTTCGTAACTATTATGCTTGAAAAGAAATGATCTAGGACAAAGGATGAAACTACATCGCCGTCAGTCCTCTTGCCTAAATATATGTCAATCCCTTCAGGCTTTTTTTCCACCTTTGAAATAAAAGATTCAGCATCTTCCTTCTTTCTTTTCTCGACAATAGCTTCGATACTTTCAAGGACTGATTCTAGTATATTATCATACTTTGTGCTTACTGTCCTTAACTGTATTGTAGCTTCAAAATATGAACCAGTTATCTTGTTGCAAGTTGGGCAGCTTATGTAAGTAACGGAATAAGGAATAGCTACATTTTGAATTTTGTCCTTCATATTGCTTCTTTTTATTGTAACCGGAAGTATTATCTGCTTATTCTTTTCATCGAAGAATATGCCCTTTTCATCGCCTGAAATCCGGGCATTAACGTCGCTGCATTTAACTTCATCAAGCAGCATCGGCAACAGCTTATTGCCGTAGCTATCCCTGTACCATTTTTTACCTATGCGTATAGATCCACACTTTGGGCAGAATACCAAGCTGACTGGGCCGATATTTTCAACGTTTGTGTTATCATAAATGCAACTGCTGCACATGCCATGCTCAACAGCTTCATTTCTGCCACAAACTACACACTTCATTTAATACCTATATTGCGAGTTTATTATTAAGTTTTGAGGCGTACTTTCTTCGCCCTTACAATTGCTAAGTTTGCAAGGTATATCGATACTACTATGTCTATGACAGAGATGCCAAACACCTCACCTTCAGCCACTGAACCCCATCTTACGGAAGAATACACGATCCAAGATGCGAGTATTATTAAAATTATTGTAATGCCAAATTTTTTGTCTCCAACTAAATACATACCAATACCAATCGTTACAAATGATATCGAACTCAATATGAAGAACCATATTGAAACAAAGGCGTGTGGATAGGTGCCCTCGTGGTAGATACCT
This genomic stretch from Thermoplasma volcanium GSS1 harbors:
- a CDS encoding 60S ribosomal export protein NMD3; the encoded protein is MKCVVCGRNEAVEHGMCSSCIYDNTNVENIGPVSLVFCPKCGSIRIGKKWYRDSYGNKLLPMLLDEVKCSDVNARISGDEKGIFFDEKNKQIILPVTIKRSNMKDKIQNVAIPYSVTYISCPTCNKITGSYFEATIQLRTVSTKYDNILESVLESIEAIVEKRKKEDAESFISKVEKKPEGIDIYLGKRTDGDVVSSFVLDHFFSSIIVTKTLAGVKDGKKFFRFTYSLRILDAKEGSLLSVNRKKYILTAIRNRHIDVIDVETEDKTRINRNTFFVNDGKIVTKEPQMRKFIVVSRQGNESLLMDAQTFKMITVKGTPESDEVYLFTYKGKYFM
- a CDS encoding YeeE/YedE family protein → MNENIGSINISSDAYKRDKSLFWKSVYALLILALALLIGGIIMQVLFHVTKAPLLLGLIVAFPLAIPLELWNFTDPDTLFRVMAFQDRFLMVCFGFAIGLGSIILYLVAIFTHPNFGIKDFFVPGIVIGGLIFGIGVGLAGYFPGTIWIALGQGRRDAIYASFGGLLGAFTWSIIFGNVKWFFWDTLNFGPITWASVAGISSKFGVFAVSLVFGIILLLVFLLLPRYPKSKVKDSCGYHMLGKSEKTITFDLVISEDFEKYPKANRYLTKLINESSKENARMTIPLGLAFTITAVAVIILHQIFGESTTFSWIGAQLSYLANPTWAASNAYFQLFGGLHMVNGVPVNHPFSEIGWEPFTDLSSFLGGLIAATLISKRYMAFKPQVPKIWSHSHNPKYRPIGAFLGAFMVLFGARMANGCASGHILSGNIQMAISSFVFMIFVLLGAWVTLRYFMHLKINSQGYTK
- a CDS encoding DUF72 domain-containing protein yields the protein MVKFFIGCSGWFYLHWKGRFYPEDIHTKYWFRYYSSRFNTVELNSTFYRFPSDKTALGWYNSSPENFTYSLKINRSITHIKRLRDTDEEILKFYNVAGKLKEKLGCLLFQFPPSFKYSEENVSLIAKIPLSKYCRVLEFRHKSWFDKKILSSLVDNGFHIATVSSKDLPFLLIQDVIIYMRMHGDTNGYATDYPLEKLKDMLNRIIDLSPDYAYIYFNNDYNGYAPKNAEEIKSLLLSKT
- a CDS encoding NAD(P)/FAD-dependent oxidoreductase; its protein translation is MAKKIVIIGAGAGGGISLSKLRRVLKDEDVDITIIDKLGRTDFQPSYIFLSIGQKRVKDLSRDFNLLNGGHVKTVKDEVVSVDAQNRIVNTLKGKYSYDYLIMSPGPDIKKDSFEGIEATDSVWTLEDSLKLRAKIKEFNGGKILISVSSQWYKCPPVPWEMALLLDDYFRKKNMRDKVEITVAHPVSKPMEMYGPGLSDPFAKMLEKRSIGGLYGKKLLGIDASKKEAVFEDDDRLRFDLSIVAPPHSPPSFIKDNEYLRSKNGWASTNLKDFRNPKYDDIFAIGDVIAPTIQIGMAGVLAHFQADTASSAIAEDIIGYPFIDYNKNAVCIIATGSSGVFSYCDLSAKLTDPSVKFPECRMIGNDPLFRFAHDLYEVNFLSSIYGNR
- a CDS encoding arginine deiminase family protein, with translation MRARSEWSPLREVMIHRPSIEIEYAMLAPRPFLFERVFSVKKAIEEHIRLEEILRENGIKVYRLEEEIIKKADYDANFRELLLNYVRSIVHFYGRIEDIRRAENEFAENIRQIDSKTLLDYLILEPSIDLKNDYENSGNYPTVYSNIPLANLYFMRDQQAVADSGVIIGNMKREQRKSESDITSFVLLNVFGETDAFKMPQNAHFEGGDFMPAGDFAFIGTGSRTDYNGAFQALSSGKIDCDEVLVVENPKYEFSQEDNMVNMHLDTYFNLAGDGIAVTSTYLAKRAKARVYGKKSRSRYEKLSETNLYEYLKEKGFNFIDLTVPEQLAYSSNFLTISDRKIISVNVESVIKRLISQRAFDKSTEEVIKTELSKIGEKIFPNRKEIKDFGIDFIDAELIELTGGYGGAHCMTATLNRN
- a CDS encoding YeeE/YedE family protein produces the protein MISVTAYEWIGLFIGMIIGGLAEAWGISNPEVLIRLGKWEDRLFIGCIAIAIGAGAIVLYGLSALGVSFHWGIKPDYVIGVALGGIIFGTGIAISGYVPGTVWMALGEGRRDAIYAVLGGLLGAASWTLIYQTSFGHWLTTYLNFGQIYFGGKVGTDLKLGFIIAIVWAIIMFVIAYTLPRYRKGKSCAYLSTHKNYKLDAEEEKEYIETANFLMEGTSMPIGKNNLPEKVNYHWTVSSKLFGVTMLSVGIIIGLTVVLEMFLHQIFGESTTYSWIVAQIWLPAGYWQYSTIVVHTIGWEPFSDIGTLFGAFLASIFFTRRFQAFSNVIPPSWKERFGNSQIKRAAGAFSGAYLMLLGARMADGCASGHILSGDLQMAVSSLEFFIFVVIFLLLVAHIIYRR